One genomic window of bacterium includes the following:
- the kbl gene encoding glycine C-acetyltransferase, translating into MYNTIKDYLATELSSIQESGLFKSERIIESPQGAEIRVKQRDVLNFCANNYLGLGDHPALIEAAKSALNERGYGMSSVRFICGTQDIHKRLENKLAKFVGMDDAILYSSCFDANGGLFETLMKEEDAIITDALNHASIIDGIRLSKAKRYIYKNCDMQDLEARLKEAQDARFRLVATDGVFSMDGSLAPLPEICDLAEKYNALVMVDDSHATGFMGKHGRGTHEHHGVMQRVDIITSTLGKALGGASGGFTAARQEIVELLRQRSRPYLFSNTVPPPIIAGASVAIDMLSETTALRDKLHSNTKYFREAMTKSGFDIKPGEHPIVPIMLYDAHKAQEMAAAMLEEGVYVIGFSFPVVPKGQARIRVQISAAHDGDHLDTAIAAFKKVGKSLGVIR; encoded by the coding sequence ATGTACAATACCATTAAGGACTACTTAGCTACAGAGCTCTCCAGTATTCAAGAGTCGGGTCTTTTCAAATCCGAACGGATCATTGAGTCCCCGCAGGGCGCGGAAATACGCGTGAAACAACGGGACGTACTGAATTTCTGTGCCAACAACTACCTCGGTCTGGGCGATCACCCCGCACTCATCGAGGCCGCAAAAAGCGCGCTCAATGAGCGCGGATACGGCATGTCTTCCGTCCGCTTTATCTGCGGGACACAAGACATTCATAAGCGACTTGAGAACAAGCTTGCGAAATTCGTAGGCATGGATGATGCGATTCTCTATTCTTCCTGTTTCGACGCCAATGGCGGATTGTTCGAAACCCTGATGAAGGAAGAAGACGCTATCATCACAGATGCTCTCAATCACGCTTCGATCATTGACGGAATCCGTCTTTCCAAGGCGAAGCGATACATTTACAAGAACTGCGATATGCAGGATCTGGAAGCGCGTCTGAAGGAAGCACAGGATGCACGCTTTCGACTTGTAGCGACTGACGGCGTGTTCTCGATGGACGGGTCGTTGGCTCCGCTTCCCGAAATTTGCGACCTTGCGGAGAAATACAACGCGCTGGTCATGGTGGATGACTCGCATGCCACAGGATTCATGGGCAAGCATGGCCGCGGCACTCACGAGCATCATGGAGTCATGCAGAGAGTGGACATCATCACGTCTACTTTAGGGAAGGCGCTGGGCGGTGCGTCAGGAGGATTCACGGCGGCAAGACAGGAAATCGTAGAATTACTCAGGCAACGTTCGCGTCCATACTTGTTCTCGAACACCGTACCTCCGCCAATCATCGCCGGTGCGTCGGTTGCCATTGATATGCTAAGCGAAACGACCGCGCTTCGTGACAAGCTCCACTCGAACACGAAGTATTTCCGAGAGGCTATGACAAAGTCTGGTTTTGACATCAAACCCGGTGAGCACCCTATCGTGCCAATCATGCTTTACGACGCGCACAAAGCACAGGAAATGGCCGCAGCGATGCTTGAGGAAGGCGTGTACGTCATCGGCTTTTCATTCCCTGTCGTTCCCAAAGGCCAAGCACGAATTCGCGTGCAGATTTCCGCGGCGCATGACGGTGATCATCTCGATACAGCGATCGCAGCTTTCAAAAAGGTTGGGAAATCGCTGGGAGTTATTCGTTGA